The following is a genomic window from Lysinibacillus sp. JNUCC-52.
AACACTTTTTGCGTTGTCGTTGATGTTTTCTAAAGCGAATGTTCCCGTATAGAGGCCCGCCTTTTCTATCTTCAACTCATGTATTCTTTTTATTTGATTAATTAAGCAATTGTATAAGCTTGCTGTACTTTATCAACTGTTTCCTCGTTGATTTCACTGTTTGAATAAAGATATGCTATCGTTTCGCCAGTTGATACACGGTCACCTTTTTTCGCAACTAGCTGAATGCCCGCATCATAATCAAGAGCAGATTCCTTCGTTAAGCGACCTGCGCCGAGACTTACGCTTGCTTCACCGATCATCAATGCATTAATAGACTCTACAACGCCATCAGAAGCCGCTGTGACAGCAATTTTATGAGCAGTATCATTTTGCACGATATCCGCTAAATCTCCGCCTTGTGCCACAATAAACTCCTCAAACTTAGCAGCTGCTGTGCCATCCTCCAGCACTTTTTTGACTGCCGCATTTGCTGTTGTTTCATCTACTCCTGCTGCAATCTGATACATAAGTGAGGAAATAATGATACACTCCTCTAGTAAATCAGCATGTGTCTCTTCTAAGCGACCACTTAGTAGAGCATAAGCTTCTACTACTTCAAGCTTGTTACCAATCATTTTTCCTAGTGGATTATCCATATCACTAATATGCGCGACTACTTTACGCCCTAGTTTTTCACCAATCGCTGTCATCGCCTCAGCTAATTTTTTAGCTTCTTCTTCCGTTTTCATAAATGCACCAGAGCCACATTTCACATCTAGCACAATGCCATCTGCGCCACTTGCAATTTTTTTACTCATAATAGACGCAGCAATTAACGGAATAGAATCGACCGTACCCGTTACATCACGCAATGCATAAAGTTTTTTGTCCGCTGGCACAAGATTACCCGTTTGACCAGCAAC
Proteins encoded in this region:
- a CDS encoding thymidine phosphorylase encodes the protein MNMVQLFEKKKQGKELSQADIQYFVEGYTKGSIPDYQASSLLMAIRLIGMTDEETFYLTKAMIESGDVIDLTSIEGFKIDKHSTGGVGDKVTLIVTPIIASLGIPVAKFSGKGLGITGGTIDKLESIRGLKTELSSQEFIDNVNKHKIAVAGQTGNLVPADKKLYALRDVTGTVDSIPLIAASIMSKKIASGADGIVLDVKCGSGAFMKTEEEAKKLAEAMTAIGEKLGRKVVAHISDMDNPLGKMIGNKLEVVEAYALLSGRLEETHADLLEECIIISSLMYQIAAGVDETTANAAVKKVLEDGTAAAKFEEFIVAQGGDLADIVQNDTAHKIAVTAASDGVVESINALMIGEASVSLGAGRLTKESALDYDAGIQLVAKKGDRVSTGETIAYLYSNSEINEETVDKVQQAYTIA